One Falsihalocynthiibacter arcticus DNA segment encodes these proteins:
- a CDS encoding Gfo/Idh/MocA family protein, with the protein MNLRIACLGAGYFSQFHIGGWQRMEGVTLVGVADHSLDKAQATGAPAFDSIDALLSTHPDILDIVLPPTGHAEAIRAALASGVKAIICQKPFCTSLQEAKEITQLAEEAGVPLVVHENFRFQPWYRKIKAELDAGRIGTVLQATFRLRPGDGQGPDAYLGRQPYFQKMERFLIHETGVHWVDTFRYLFGDPSHVYADLRRVNPVIAGEDAGFVTFDHPGGVRAVFDANRSLDHAADNTRRTMGEALIEGTAGTLTLYGDGAIWFRAFGEIEQKELMGPDGHEGFGGDCAKALQEHVVSALLHGTALENEAREYLRVIEIESTIYRSAEESRKLAV; encoded by the coding sequence ATGAATTTACGGATTGCTTGTCTGGGCGCTGGTTATTTCAGCCAATTTCATATTGGCGGATGGCAACGGATGGAGGGCGTGACCCTTGTCGGGGTGGCTGATCACTCGTTGGACAAAGCACAGGCGACGGGCGCGCCCGCGTTCGACAGCATCGACGCATTGCTTAGCACTCATCCCGACATCCTAGATATCGTCTTGCCGCCTACGGGTCATGCGGAAGCCATCCGCGCGGCGCTGGCCAGCGGGGTGAAAGCCATTATTTGCCAAAAACCCTTCTGCACGTCGCTGCAAGAGGCGAAGGAAATCACGCAACTGGCCGAAGAAGCCGGGGTGCCGCTTGTCGTGCATGAGAATTTTCGCTTTCAACCCTGGTATCGCAAGATCAAGGCGGAACTTGACGCGGGCCGGATCGGGACAGTGCTTCAGGCCACCTTCCGCCTGCGGCCGGGTGATGGCCAAGGCCCCGATGCCTATCTCGGACGCCAGCCCTATTTCCAGAAGATGGAACGCTTTTTGATCCACGAAACCGGCGTTCACTGGGTGGATACCTTTCGCTATCTCTTTGGTGACCCCAGCCACGTCTATGCCGACCTGCGCCGCGTGAACCCAGTGATTGCAGGGGAAGACGCGGGTTTTGTCACATTCGATCATCCCGGTGGCGTCAGGGCCGTTTTTGATGCGAACCGCAGCCTTGATCACGCTGCCGACAATACCCGAAGAACGATGGGCGAAGCATTGATAGAAGGAACCGCAGGCACGCTCACCCTTTATGGTGACGGCGCCATCTGGTTCCGCGCATTCGGAGAGATTGAACAGAAAGAGCTCATGGGGCCTGACGGGCACGAGGGCTTTGGCGGCGATTGCGCCAAGGCACTACAAGAACACGTTGTCTCGGCACTTTTACATGGTACGGCGCTTGAGAACGAGGCGCGGGAATATCTCCGAGTGATCGAGATCGAGAGCACAATATACCGCTCTGCAGAAGAGAGCCGGAAACTGGCGGTGTAA
- a CDS encoding aldo/keto reductase: MKHLETKNGTPISRLGFGAMQFGRTADEQSAREMFETCIGAGINLFDTAFSYTGGASERILGKLVAPMADDILIATKAPNDRPSSSDNLRASYEESRKRLGIDSIDMYYLHRFDSETPLEETFGTLAEMQSEGMIRHIGVSNFAAWQIMKAQAVCAKFDTQIDVCQPMYNLVKRQVEVEILPACEDQGISVCPFSPLGGGLLTGKYADGAAGRLKDDRTYAARYGQPWMHETARGLSALSASLAIPATTLAVAWVARHPAVTSTLISARNASQLQPSLDALDLELSDDLFAEVTRLSPNPASATDRSEET; this comes from the coding sequence ATGAAGCACCTTGAGACGAAAAACGGAACGCCAATTTCCCGCTTGGGATTTGGGGCCATGCAATTTGGCCGAACCGCGGATGAACAGAGCGCACGCGAGATGTTCGAAACGTGTATTGGAGCCGGTATCAATCTCTTCGACACGGCCTTCAGCTATACTGGCGGTGCATCCGAACGTATCCTAGGCAAGTTGGTCGCCCCCATGGCCGATGACATTCTCATAGCGACAAAGGCACCGAATGATCGTCCCTCGTCGTCTGACAACCTGCGCGCTTCCTATGAGGAAAGCCGCAAAAGGCTGGGGATCGACTCGATAGATATGTATTATCTGCATCGGTTTGACTCCGAAACGCCATTGGAAGAGACCTTTGGCACCTTGGCCGAGATGCAATCCGAGGGGATGATCCGCCATATCGGCGTGTCAAATTTCGCGGCATGGCAGATCATGAAGGCACAGGCAGTCTGTGCGAAATTCGACACGCAGATCGACGTTTGCCAGCCGATGTACAACCTCGTGAAACGGCAGGTGGAGGTGGAAATTTTACCGGCCTGCGAAGATCAGGGCATCTCCGTCTGCCCCTTTTCACCCTTGGGCGGCGGGTTGCTAACCGGCAAATACGCGGATGGGGCGGCTGGACGGCTTAAAGATGATCGCACCTATGCGGCGCGCTATGGACAACCGTGGATGCACGAAACCGCCCGCGGCCTGAGCGCTCTATCGGCAAGTCTGGCGATCCCTGCGACGACACTCGCCGTGGCATGGGTGGCACGGCACCCGGCGGTCACATCGACATTGATATCCGCACGCAATGCATCCCAATTGCAGCCATCGCTGGATGCATTGGATCTAGAATTGTCGGACGACCTTTTTGCGGAGGTTACGAGGCTCAGCCCCAATCCGGCGTCTGCAACCGACCGGTCGGAAGAAACCTAA